The genomic segment GGCCTGCACGACATCCCGCGCGGCCAGCGGATGATCGGCGGCGACCGCCAGCACCTGTTCGTAGCCGAACACCGGCTCGAATTGCACGCCTTTCTTGCGTAGCGGATCAGGCGTGACGAGGATATCGATCTCGTGGTTGAACAGCGCCGCCATGCCGCCGAACTGAAACTGTTGCACCACGTCGATATCCACGCCCGGCCATGCGCGCAGATAGGGTTCGACGATCTTGAGCAGCCACCGATAGCAGGGGTGGCATTCCATGCCGATACGCAGTGCGCCGCGTTCGCCGGTGGCATGTTCGGCGAGTACCGCGTCGACGCGTTCGAGCTGTGGCAGCAGACGATTGGCCGCGGCGAGTAGATGTTCGCCGGCCGCGGTCAGACGCACCCGTCGGCCTTCGCGTACCCAGATTGCCGTGCCCGAACGCGTTTCCAGCTTGCGAATGGCATGGCTGAGTGCCGACTGGCTGAGATGCAGCGATCGCGCGGCCGCGGTCAGCGAGCCCTCGCGCTCGATCTCGCGAAGAATGCTCAGGTGCATGCGTTCGATCATACAATCAATGAATTTTAATCATCTATCAATTCAAATATACCAATTTTATTCATTGAATGTTCGGGATAGAGTTTTGGTCGTCGACTATCGCCAGGCCTGACGCGAGCGTATGCGCTGCGCATGCAGACAGGCCGGCAACGTACCGGAGTATCCATGACGATTTCCCAGAACCTCGGTTTCCCCCGTATCGGTGAACGCCGCGAACTCAAGAAAGCCACCGAAGCCTACTGGAAGGGCAATCTCGATTACGCCGGGCTGGAAGCCACGGGCGCCGAACTGCGACGCGCCAACTGGGCGAAACAGAAAGCCGCGGGCATCGATCTCATCCCGTCCAACGATTTCTCCTTCTACGATCAGGTGCTGGGCCTGTCCTGTCTGATCGGCAACGTGCCCGAGCGCTTCGGCTGGGACGGCACCGACATGAATATCGATGTCGCCTTCGACATGGCGCGCGGCACCGACGGGGCGATCGCCTGCGAGATGACCAAGTGGTTCGATACCAACTACCACTACATCGTGCCCGAATTCACCCGGGCGACTTCGTTCCACCTCGCCGGTTCCAAGATCGTCGATGAGTTCCTCGAGGCCAAGGCCCAGGGGATCGTCACCAAGCCGGTGATCGTGGGGCCGGCCACCTATCTGACGCTTGGCAAGGTGACCGACGGCTCGGACATGGACAAGTTCGCGCTGGCCGACGAACTGATCGCGGTCTATGTACAGATCGCCACGCAGCTGGCGGCTGAGGGCGCCGAGTGGCTCCAGGTGGATGAGCCGATATTCTCCCTGGATCTTAACGACGCGCAGCGCGAGGTGATCGGCAAAGCATACGACGCGTTGTCCAGGGTGCGCGGCATCAGGATTCTGGTCGCCAATTACTTTGGCGAACTGGCCGACAACATGGAACTGTTCACATCGCTGCCGGTGGGGGGCCTACACGTCGACGGCGTGCGCGGTGTGGCCGAGATCGCGGCGGTGGCTGCCCGCCTGAGCGACGAACAGACCCTGTCGGTGGGTATCGTCGACGGCCGCAATATCTGGAAGACCGATTTGCAGCGGGCGATGGCGGCCTTGCAGCCGGTTCACGACCAGATCGGCGGCCATCGGCTGATGGTTGGCCCCAGCTGCTCGTTGCTGCACAGCCCGGTCACCCTGCGCAGCGAGCGCAAGCTGGACGATGAATTGCTCAACTGGCTGGCCTTTGCCGAGGAAAAGCTCGACGAGATCGTCTTCCTTGCCCATGCCATGGACAGCCGGGTCGACAAGGAAAAGCTGGCTGCCAACACGGCCGCCATGGCCGATCGCGCGCAATCGGTGCGTATCCACGACAAGACGGTCCAGCAGCGTACGGCCGGCGTGACCGACGCCGACTACAAGCGCTTGTCGGCCTATCCCGAGCGCGCGGCCCGTCAGCACGCCAAGCTCGAGCTGCCCGTGTTTCCGACCACGACCATCGGCTCGTTTCCACAGACTGGCGAAGTGCGCGCCGCACGCGCGGCCCACAAGCGCGGCGACCTGTCGGATGCCGATTACGACGCCTTCCTGGAGGCCCAGATCGCCGATGCGGTGAAAATGCAGGAAGACATGGGCTTCGACATGCTCGTCCACGGTGAATTCGAGCGCAACGACATGGTCGAGTATTTCGGCGAACAGCTCAAAGGCTATGCATTCACCAAGTTCGGCTGGGTCCAGAGCTACGGCTCGCGCTACGTCAAACCGCCGATCATCTTCGGCGATGTCTCACGGCCGCAGGCCATGACGGTGAAATGGTCGAAATATGCGCAGTCGCTGACCGACAAGCCCATGAAGGGCATGCTCACCGGCCCGGTGACCATGGTGCAGTGGGCGTTCGTGCGCGACGACCAGCCCAGAGCCGAAACCGTCAAGCAGGTGGCGCTGGCCATCCGCGACGAGGTCGTGGATCTCGAAGCCGCCGGGCTTGCGGCCATCCAGGTCGACGAAGCGGCGTTCCGCGAAGGCCTGCCGCTGCGCCGCTCGGCCTGGGCCGAGTATCTCGCCTGGGCGACCGCGGCCTTTCGGCTGACCGCAGGCGGGGTGGCCGACGACACCCAGGTGCATACCCATATGTGCTATTCGGAGTTCAACGATATCATCGAGGCCATCGCTGCCATGGACGCCGACTGTATTTCCATCGAGACCTCGCGCTCGCAGATGGAATTGCTGGATGCCTTCGTGAAGTTCGACTACCCCAACGAGATCGGGCCGGGCGTCTACGATATCCACAGCCCGCGCGTACCCGCCAAGGCCGAGATGATCGATCTGCTGAAAAAAGCCACCGAGGTGCTGCCGCCCGAACGGATCTGGGTGAATCCGGACTGCGGGCTCAAGACCCGCGGTTGGGCCGAGGTCAAGCCGGCGCTCGAACATATGGTGGATGCCGCACGCACGTTGCGTCAGGCCAGGGCTGCCTGATTCCAAGCCAGACCCTGTGCGCCGCCCCGTTCGCCGGGGCGGCTCTCATTGCTGTCGCCGGTACCGCGCGGCGATACGCCGACGGAGTCACGCAACGCCCGGCCGGCTCGCATCGGGCACCGCTCGGCGGTCAGGACAACGGTATGGAACGCACCGTATCGGTATAGGCCGGTCGCTGCGACAGCCGTTGTTCCCAGGCCGTCAGGGCCGGCGTCGAGGGGCGTGCGATATCGAGCTTGAGCCAGCGGTTGACGGTCGCGCCGAGCGGGATGTCGCCCATACTGAAGGCGTGGCCGGCAATATAGTCATGCTCGGATAGATGCGACTCGAGCAGTTGCATGTGGCCAGCGGTCGTTTCCAGGGCGGCCTCGATACTCGCCCTGTCGCGTTCAGCCTCCGGGGTGCGGATCAGACCGATGAATGCCGGACGCAAACGCAGCCAGGCGGTGGTCTGCCAGTCCATCCAGCTCTCGGCCCGGGCGTGGGCCTGCGCATCGTCGGGCCAGAGCGTGCCGGCGCCGTAGCGGCGACTCAGATATCGCACGATCGCGTTCGACTCCCAGACCACGATCCCGTCGTCGACGAGCGTGGGCACGAGCCCGGTCGGGTTCAGGGCTCGATAGTCGGGCTCGGCGGTACGCCCGTAGGCGCCGCCGGCCTCGACCAGCCGATAGGCCAGATCGAGCTCATCGCAGCACCAGAGCACTTTCTGCACATTGATGGAATTCCTACGCCCCCAGACTTCGATCACGGGTGCCTCCCGGGTGGTGTGTTGCTAGGCTCGATCGTATCGATGACGCTGAAATCGACGAGCCGTCCGGCGTCGAGCTCGGGCGCTGCCGGCTGCTTCACGAAGGCGTCGAGAATATCCTGTGGCAGCGTCAGTACGCGCGCGCCAGCAGCGAGCCGGACGTCAGAGACCGCGCTCGCCAGGGCGATATACAACCCACCCGAGAGCGTCTGCGCAATTCGCAGACACACCCGGGTGCCGTGCGCCTCGATCGAATGGATCACTGCCCCCAGATGGACGAGATACTGGCTGAGCAGCCGCTGCTCGTCGGCCAGCGCCATGCTGTGGCAGGCCCATTCGCAGTCGATAACGATCCGGTCGCCGTCGGCCGCCAGCGTGTTTAGCGTATCGATGAGCTGCATGACGTCGTGCGGTCCGGCCAAGCGTTGCCCGACAAGTTTTATCGTGCCGGGGTCGACCACCTGTATCGCCCGGCCCGTGTCGCCGGCCGGGCCGGCGCCCAGGCGGGTGCGTAGTTCGCTGTCCCGTGCGTGCCGCCAACACTCGAAATCCGGCGTGCGCTGCGCCAGGGCGCGACGCATGACAGGTCGCAGGCCGGTCGGCCCGTCGTGGCCCGCGCGCATGCCCTGTGTATCGTGTTCGAGCCGTCGGGCCGAGCCGATCGCTTCGCCCACGGTTGCCGGGCCGACATCGTTATGGTTCTGGATCACGGCCGGCCCGGTCATCGCCAGCCGTGTGCGTTCGGCATAGACACGCAGATCGCAGGCCATTGCCAGCATGCTGGCCCCGCCGAACACGTTGCGTCCGAGTATCGCGATGGAACGCAGGCCGCCGGCGCGAGCAGCGAACAGCTCTGCGAACAGGCGTCGCAGGCCGCCCTGGATTGCCACGCCTTCGCTGACGCGGGCGCCGGCGGAATCGATCACCAGCACCAGCACGCCCGTGTCTCGTCGGGCGCGCTCGATCAGCGCGCGCAGATCCAGCGCTTCAGCGACGCCGATTGCGCCGCTGGTAACCGTCGGGTCGGTGGCCGCGACCAGATATCGATGATCGCCGTCGCTGCCCATGGCCGCGGACAGCGTCGACTTCAGCACAAGGTGCTCGGCCGCGTCGCCAGCCAGGGCCGCCACGCGCTCGCAGGCGGAGCACGCCAGAAAATCCGTCATATCCACCGGGTGATTGTCCGCAGGTGTGTTTCGCTTTGCTTGGTATATCAAACAATGACGACCGACACCGGGTCGCGCGCCCTCATACTTTGGTCTATTCCGGTTCCGCGCGGTTTCACCATGATGCATTGTGGGGGAATCGATTACGCCAACGAGCGCTCGTTGAACCGGATAATCGATTGCCAAAAAGCCGCCGATGCATCGAAAAACAACACGGCGCGCAATAAAAATTATTTGGAGGAGATCCGCCATGGCACGTCCATTCAGTCTCTTGGCCTTGACGGCCGCCACCCTGATGCTGGTAGTCAGCGGTACCGCACTGGCCGAAACGGTGTTGCGCGCATCGCATCAATTCCCCGGCGGCAAGGGTGACGTACGCGACGAGATGGTGCAGCTCATGGCCCGTGAGGTCGCCGACGCCGACGTGGGTCTCAAGATCCAGGTCTACCCGGGCGAGTCGCTGTTCAAGGCCAAGGAACAGTGGAGCGCTCTGGTGCGCGGCCGCCTCGACATGACCTCGTTCCCGCTGGACTATGCCAGTGGCCGGCATCCGGAGTTTTCGGCGACCCTGATGCCGGGCCTGGTGCGAAGCCACGAGCGTGCACAGCGCCTGAACGATTCCAAGTTCATGGACATGATCAAGGACACGATCAACAAGGCTGGCGCGCGAGTCCTGGCAGACGCCTGGCTGGCCGGCGGGTTCGCCTCGAACAAGCGCTGCATCACGTCGCCGGACACGGTCGAAGGCCAGACGCTGCGTGCCGCCGGCCCGGCCTTCGAGCAGATGCTGGCGGCAGCCGGCGCCTCGATCGCCTCCATGCCGTCCTCGGAGATCTATACCGGCATGCAGACCGGCGTACTCGACGGCGCGAACACTTCATCGGGCTCGTTCGTGTCGTATCGGATCTACGAACAGGCGACATGCCTCACCGCGCCGGGCGAGAACGCGCTTTGGTTCATGTATGAGCCGATCCTGATCTCCGAACGCAGCTGGGAGCGCCTCACGCCGGAACAGCAGAAGGCGCTGACGGCGGCCGGCAAGAAGGCCGAGGCGTTCTTTGCCGACGAGGCGGCCGGTCTCGATCAGAAGATGGTGGACGTGTTCAAGGAAAACGGTGTGAAAGTCGTGACCATGAGCCCGGAGGACTATCAGGCATGGCTCGACGTGGCGAAAAAGAGCTCCTATAAGAACTTCGCCGAAAAGGTGCCGAACGGCCAGGCGCTGATCGATGCCGCGCTCTCGGTCAAGTAGTACGGAGTCGACCGGGGCATGCATGGGTCGGTCGACAGGAATCATCCGGCGGCTCGGGACGGGGATGACGTGGCTGCTTCGTCGGCCAGCGTGACTGCGCGTAACGCCGGCAGCCCCGGCGTCCTCCGGCCGTTTATCCGCGCCGTGGACTGGCTGTCGGGTGCGGTCGCGGTGGTCGCCGGCGCGCTGATGGTCGCCGGTGTACTGGCCGTGTGCCACATGATCTTCATGCGCTATCTGCTGGGACAGAGCACCATCTGGCAGACAGAGTTCACCACCGCAGCGATCAGCGGTGCGATGCTGCTGGGCGCGCCATACGTGCTGGCCACCGGCGGCCATGTTGCGATCACCGCGCTGCCGGATGCGCTCGGTGGCAGGGCACGGCGGCTCATGCAGTACGCGGCATCGCTCGTCGGCCTGGCGTTCTGTCTGGCGCTGAGTTATGGGTCGTGGCACTACTTCATCGAGGCCTATAGCACCGGCTGGACCACCGGCACTGTCTGGAATCCGCGCCTTTGGCCGATCCTGCTGCCGTTACCGATCGGCGTAAGCCTGCTGTCGCTGCAGTACGTGGCCGAAATCCTGCGACCCGAGGACAAGAGCGAGTCTTGATTCAGTCATCCCGGCCGTGGCGCCTGTTCGCCATGCGACCGGCAAGGAATAGGAGAGCCGTGTGGTCATTGCACCCGAGCAGCCGATGTCACCGCCCGGACACGCACCGATGCCCGATTTGCCCGCACGGGTGAGAGGTGCTCGTAGCCATCTCGGCCGGGCCGAGGTGCGCCTGGCTGGTTGGCCAGGTCGTACCGGCCTGGCAGACGTCCTGGTGGCCGCCGGATCGGAGAGTGCATGATGGACCCGGTCACCAGTGGCATTCTGATCGCGGTCGCCTTGTTCGCGCTCATGGCTATCGGCACGCCGATCGCGTTCGCACTGGGCGGTGTATCGCTGGTCGCGCTGGTGCTCGGGCGCGGCATGACCGAACTCGTCTATTTCGGTGAGACCTTCTACAACAGCATCGCCTCGTTCGGTTTCGTGGCGATTCCGATGTTCATATTGATGGGCTCGGCGGTGGCGTCATCGCCCACCGGACGCGATCTTTACCGGTCGCTGGATCTGTGGCTCGGGCGCGTGCCCGGCGGGCTTGCGATCTCAAATATCGGTGCCTGCTCGATCTTTGCGGCGTTATCGGGCTCTTCGCCGGCTACCTGTGCGGCCATCGGCAAGCTCGGCATTCCCGAAATGCGCAAGCGCGGTTATCCCGACGGCGTCGCGGCAGGCTGTATCGCCGCTGGCGGCACGCTCGGTATCCTCATTCCGCCGTCGGTGACCATGATCGTTTACGGGATTTCCACCGAGACCTCGATCGGCCGGCTGTTCATAGCCGGCGCATTGCCGGGTCTGATGCTGGCCGTTCTGTTCATGGTCTGGACCGTCATCGCCTGCAAGCTTGCCGGCGGCTACGACAACCCGCTGGCATCGGCGGCCGAACAGGCCAAAGCCAACGTCGAGGGCAATCTCAAGGCGCTCGTGCGGGTGCTGCCGTTCATCGTCGTGGTCACGGGCATTCTGTTCGCGCTCTACGGCGGCGTGGCGACGCCGACCGAGGCCGCCGGGGTGGGCGCATTCCTGTGCCTGGCGCTGGCGATCTTCGTCTACCGCATGTGGCAGGTAAAGCCGCTCAAGCTGATCATGCGCGACGGCCTGCGGGAAAGCGTGATGATCATGCTGATCATCGCCGCGGCAGAGATTTTCGCCTATGCCCTGTCGTCGATGTTCATCACCCAGACCATCGCCGGCGGCATCGCCGATCTCGAGGTCAACCGCTGGGTGCTGATGGGTGTGATCAACCTGTTCCTGCTGGTTGCCGGCTTCTTCTTGCCGCCGGTCGCGGTGATCGTGATGACCGCGCCGATCCTGTTGCCGATCATCCTGCAGGCGAACTTCGACCCGTACTGGTTTGCGGTAGTGCTCACGATCAACCTGGAAATCGGGCTGATCACGCCGCCCGTCGGGCTGAACCTGTTTATAATCAACGGTATCGCACCAGACATTGCACTACGCGACGTGCTGCTGGGCAGCTTGCCATATGCGTTGTGCATGGTGCTCGGCATAGTGCTTCTGTGCTTCTTTCCGGCAATCGCCACATGGTTGCCGGACGTGATCATGGGCTAGTAACCGGGCGGCACGAACGACGCCGGGCATGAACCCGCAAAACGAAGACATCAATTCATGAGCCACAATCTGTTCGAGTCCTTTGCCGAGCGCATGTCCGCTCGCGGCGACGCCGATTTCATCGTCACCCGTGAGGGACGGCGCTACTCCTACGCCCAGGCGCTGGCAGCGAGCGAGCGCCTGGCCGGTACGCTGGCCTCGCTCGGCGTCAAGCCCGGCGACCGCGTGGCCGTACAGGTCGACAAGAGCCCTGAAGCCATTCTGCTCTATCTCGCCTGCCTGCGGATCGGCGGCGCCTATCTGCCCTTGAACACCGGCTATACGAGCACCGAGATCGATTATTTTCTCGGCGATGCCGAACCCGCGTTGTATGTGTGTCGGCCTGCCGCGGCCGATGAAGCCGAACGGGTGGCGCGCGAGGCCGGCTGTCCGCAGGTGGTCACTCTCGGCACACAGGGCGACGGCCGCCTCATGGAGCTGGCTGAACAGGCCGAGCCAATGGAGTCGATCGAGTCACGCGACGAGAACGACCTCGCAGCGATCCTCTACACCTCGGGTACCACGGGGCGTTCCAAGGGCGCGATGCTGACCCATCGCAACCTGGCCTCCAACGCGCAGGCACTGGTCGAAGCCTGGCGTTTCGATGCCAACGATCGTCTCATCCACGCGCTGCCCATTTTCCATACCCACGGACTGTTCGTGGCCTGCAACGTCGTGCTGATGTCGGGCGCGGCCATGCTGTTCATGCCGAAGTTCGATATCGACGCCGTTCTCGACGAGATACCGCGCGGCACCGCGCTCATGGGTGTACCGACCTATTACACGCGGCTGCTTGCTGACGAGCGGCTGACGCCAGAGCTGGCACGGAACATGCGCCTGTTCACCTCCGGTTCTGCGCCGCTGACCGCGGACACCCATACGGAGTTCGAACGCCGTACCGGCCACGCCATTCTTGAGCGCTATGGCATGACCGAGACCGGCATGAATACGTCCAACCCGTACGACGGCGCCCGTATTGCCGGCACCGTCGGCCTGCCGCTGCCGGGCGTGGAGATCCAGCTGGTCGATCGCGAAACCGGGGCGAATTTGCCCACCGGCGAGACCGGCATGCTCAAGGTGCGAGGCCCGAACGTGTTCGTCGGCTATTGGCGCATGCCCGAGAAGACGGCCGAGGAACTGGGCGAGGATGGCTTCTTCGTCACCGGTGATCTGGCCAAGATCGACGACAAAGGCTACGTACAGATCGTCGGGCGCGACAAGGATCTGGTGATTTCGGGCGGCTACAACGTCTATCCGAAGGAGGTCGAGCAGGCCATTGATGAAATGGACGGAGTGCTGGAATCAGCGGTGATCGGCGTCCCTCATCCGGATCTGGGCGAAGGGGTGACCGCGGTGGTCGTGCCCAACGACGGTGCGACAATCGACGAAAGCCAGGTGATTGCTGCGCTCCGCGACCGCCTGGCCCGCTACAAGCAGCCCAAGCGCGTGTTCTTCATCGACGAACTGCCGCGCAACACGATGGGCAAGGTGCAGAAGAATCAGTTGCGCAAGCAGTTCGACGCCATCTACCGACCGGGTTGAGGCCACAGGCGGCGTGTCCGCGCAACGTGCACCGGTCCGTGAGTGGATCGTGTCGATGCGCCGCAGCAGGCGGTCGTTGGGGGCCCGCGCAAAGCACAGCTTGGCCCATGTGCTGGGCTGATCGAGCACAAGCGTGGCCATGGCTTGGCCGCCGAGCGTGACGCGCAGCATGTAGGGGTGATTGCGTTCTTGGCGAGTACGGTGAAGCTACGCGCTAGAGGACTGCGTTTCATGGGCCAGCCCGTATCGGTTCGAGACGGGTGATCATCGACTTGGCCGGTTCGAGACACGACGGCATCGGCCGTGGGCAGCCAGGCGGCCAGGGCGCGCCCGGCGATGCTTCGATCGCGACCATGCACTGGCGCATCGCGGGCCCGGGGGCGGGTCGGCAC from the Salinisphaera sp. T31B1 genome contains:
- a CDS encoding LysR family transcriptional regulator — encoded protein: MIERMHLSILREIEREGSLTAAARSLHLSQSALSHAIRKLETRSGTAIWVREGRRVRLTAAGEHLLAAANRLLPQLERVDAVLAEHATGERGALRIGMECHPCYRWLLKIVEPYLRAWPGVDIDVVQQFQFGGMAALFNHEIDILVTPDPLRKKGVQFEPVFGYEQVLAVAADHPLAARDVVQAEDLAGETLLSYPVDPSRLDLYVSMLTPAGVAPHRHKTVESTDIMLQMVAAQRGVAALPRWLVEEYRPQLAIVARRLGATGIDKQIHLGVRRSDRGLPALEGFLELAAAHRGTV
- a CDS encoding TRAP transporter large permease, whose protein sequence is MDPVTSGILIAVALFALMAIGTPIAFALGGVSLVALVLGRGMTELVYFGETFYNSIASFGFVAIPMFILMGSAVASSPTGRDLYRSLDLWLGRVPGGLAISNIGACSIFAALSGSSPATCAAIGKLGIPEMRKRGYPDGVAAGCIAAGGTLGILIPPSVTMIVYGISTETSIGRLFIAGALPGLMLAVLFMVWTVIACKLAGGYDNPLASAAEQAKANVEGNLKALVRVLPFIVVVTGILFALYGGVATPTEAAGVGAFLCLALAIFVYRMWQVKPLKLIMRDGLRESVMIMLIIAAAEIFAYALSSMFITQTIAGGIADLEVNRWVLMGVINLFLLVAGFFLPPVAVIVMTAPILLPIILQANFDPYWFAVVLTINLEIGLITPPVGLNLFIINGIAPDIALRDVLLGSLPYALCMVLGIVLLCFFPAIATWLPDVIMG
- the metE gene encoding 5-methyltetrahydropteroyltriglutamate--homocysteine S-methyltransferase, with protein sequence MTISQNLGFPRIGERRELKKATEAYWKGNLDYAGLEATGAELRRANWAKQKAAGIDLIPSNDFSFYDQVLGLSCLIGNVPERFGWDGTDMNIDVAFDMARGTDGAIACEMTKWFDTNYHYIVPEFTRATSFHLAGSKIVDEFLEAKAQGIVTKPVIVGPATYLTLGKVTDGSDMDKFALADELIAVYVQIATQLAAEGAEWLQVDEPIFSLDLNDAQREVIGKAYDALSRVRGIRILVANYFGELADNMELFTSLPVGGLHVDGVRGVAEIAAVAARLSDEQTLSVGIVDGRNIWKTDLQRAMAALQPVHDQIGGHRLMVGPSCSLLHSPVTLRSERKLDDELLNWLAFAEEKLDEIVFLAHAMDSRVDKEKLAANTAAMADRAQSVRIHDKTVQQRTAGVTDADYKRLSAYPERAARQHAKLELPVFPTTTIGSFPQTGEVRAARAAHKRGDLSDADYDAFLEAQIADAVKMQEDMGFDMLVHGEFERNDMVEYFGEQLKGYAFTKFGWVQSYGSRYVKPPIIFGDVSRPQAMTVKWSKYAQSLTDKPMKGMLTGPVTMVQWAFVRDDQPRAETVKQVALAIRDEVVDLEAAGLAAIQVDEAAFREGLPLRRSAWAEYLAWATAAFRLTAGGVADDTQVHTHMCYSEFNDIIEAIAAMDADCISIETSRSQMELLDAFVKFDYPNEIGPGVYDIHSPRVPAKAEMIDLLKKATEVLPPERIWVNPDCGLKTRGWAEVKPALEHMVDAARTLRQARAA
- a CDS encoding TRAP transporter small permease; protein product: MAASSASVTARNAGSPGVLRPFIRAVDWLSGAVAVVAGALMVAGVLAVCHMIFMRYLLGQSTIWQTEFTTAAISGAMLLGAPYVLATGGHVAITALPDALGGRARRLMQYAASLVGLAFCLALSYGSWHYFIEAYSTGWTTGTVWNPRLWPILLPLPIGVSLLSLQYVAEILRPEDKSES
- a CDS encoding malonyl-CoA synthase, with the translated sequence MSHNLFESFAERMSARGDADFIVTREGRRYSYAQALAASERLAGTLASLGVKPGDRVAVQVDKSPEAILLYLACLRIGGAYLPLNTGYTSTEIDYFLGDAEPALYVCRPAAADEAERVAREAGCPQVVTLGTQGDGRLMELAEQAEPMESIESRDENDLAAILYTSGTTGRSKGAMLTHRNLASNAQALVEAWRFDANDRLIHALPIFHTHGLFVACNVVLMSGAAMLFMPKFDIDAVLDEIPRGTALMGVPTYYTRLLADERLTPELARNMRLFTSGSAPLTADTHTEFERRTGHAILERYGMTETGMNTSNPYDGARIAGTVGLPLPGVEIQLVDRETGANLPTGETGMLKVRGPNVFVGYWRMPEKTAEELGEDGFFVTGDLAKIDDKGYVQIVGRDKDLVISGGYNVYPKEVEQAIDEMDGVLESAVIGVPHPDLGEGVTAVVVPNDGATIDESQVIAALRDRLARYKQPKRVFFIDELPRNTMGKVQKNQLRKQFDAIYRPG
- the dctP gene encoding TRAP transporter substrate-binding protein DctP encodes the protein MARPFSLLALTAATLMLVVSGTALAETVLRASHQFPGGKGDVRDEMVQLMAREVADADVGLKIQVYPGESLFKAKEQWSALVRGRLDMTSFPLDYASGRHPEFSATLMPGLVRSHERAQRLNDSKFMDMIKDTINKAGARVLADAWLAGGFASNKRCITSPDTVEGQTLRAAGPAFEQMLAAAGASIASMPSSEIYTGMQTGVLDGANTSSGSFVSYRIYEQATCLTAPGENALWFMYEPILISERSWERLTPEQQKALTAAGKKAEAFFADEAAGLDQKMVDVFKENGVKVVTMSPEDYQAWLDVAKKSSYKNFAEKVPNGQALIDAALSVK
- a CDS encoding glutathione S-transferase family protein, coding for MIEVWGRRNSINVQKVLWCCDELDLAYRLVEAGGAYGRTAEPDYRALNPTGLVPTLVDDGIVVWESNAIVRYLSRRYGAGTLWPDDAQAHARAESWMDWQTTAWLRLRPAFIGLIRTPEAERDRASIEAALETTAGHMQLLESHLSEHDYIAGHAFSMGDIPLGATVNRWLKLDIARPSTPALTAWEQRLSQRPAYTDTVRSIPLS
- a CDS encoding carboxyl transferase domain-containing protein translates to MTDFLACSACERVAALAGDAAEHLVLKSTLSAAMGSDGDHRYLVAATDPTVTSGAIGVAEALDLRALIERARRDTGVLVLVIDSAGARVSEGVAIQGGLRRLFAELFAARAGGLRSIAILGRNVFGGASMLAMACDLRVYAERTRLAMTGPAVIQNHNDVGPATVGEAIGSARRLEHDTQGMRAGHDGPTGLRPVMRRALAQRTPDFECWRHARDSELRTRLGAGPAGDTGRAIQVVDPGTIKLVGQRLAGPHDVMQLIDTLNTLAADGDRIVIDCEWACHSMALADEQRLLSQYLVHLGAVIHSIEAHGTRVCLRIAQTLSGGLYIALASAVSDVRLAAGARVLTLPQDILDAFVKQPAAPELDAGRLVDFSVIDTIEPSNTPPGRHP